A stretch of DNA from Lycium ferocissimum isolate CSIRO_LF1 chromosome 4, AGI_CSIRO_Lferr_CH_V1, whole genome shotgun sequence:
AAGGGAGATTGAATCACACTTCAAGCAATGAACCTTCTACTAATCCTCAAATCACCTTTCTTTTATCGTTTCTTCTATATATCTCTATATTTTGCTTGtatgtttatatttttgtaatatATGGACTATATATGCTATATTGTATATCTTAAACCTTTGTTTTTAGGGTAAAAATTCTGGACCCTTTCTTTGTTAATAAGACCTACTATTTATAGCACAAACATATAGGAACcctaggaaaaaaataaaaggccaCCTGGCcattatccccccccccccttctaaATCCCCAAATTTGTACCCTATCCGCAATTTCATAGCAATTTCATAATAAATTCAGATAGGACAAACAAAATCTTAACCAATTGTACCCTAAAATTTAGAATAAAATTCACAAAATCAAATTATACGAGAATAGTACAAATACCAGCGCGAGTCATGCAAATCGTACAACCCAATGgtaaaattgaatcaaaatggTACCAAATCGAAAAAATCCCCAAAATCATACCCTAACCCCAATGGTGCCACATGGAAATTACCCTAGGGTATCCACGTGTAGCGTGTGGTGCACAAGCTGGCAAGGGACATACGGTCCCGCCCATGGCAACCACACGCATGGGTATGCCGAGCAACATCCATCAAATGGCACCAATTGGTGCAAATTTATGAAAACTAAGTAAAATTGAACCTGGAATCGACATGAATAGGTGAAAGGGCATAAAAGCCCTTTCAATTTCAGTCAAATCAACCATGAAACCACCATATCGCGGTGGCAAAACCCCAGCCCTAATTTTAAATATCAAAAGATGCCCTCCCTATCCGATGCAgtaatataaaacatatattatatatatatatatatatatatatatatatatatatatatatatatatatacatacatattgtTTTAAATActaaatataataattattcggactaaataaaaattataactcaTAAAGTTAAAATGTGAGCTTtaaaacgagcccaatattgacatagttctgagcaatatttaaaatatgaaaaaatgcgATAAAAATGAGCGGTAATTTATTCGtcattttaattaacaattttcccgaaTTAGACGGAGTgggatgaaagtaaataactcgtataTCTCATAGttgttaagtttttttttcattttaggaAATAATAATTAACCGTCGTTTTGCCATTTTCTCGGGATTgtgaaattttaatatttaaatggtGTATTTTAATCTTTAAATGGCGTgtccttactccgtctttgactcaagaaacttgaaaactaaaataagcatcttatgaggtgaaaattaggtgtcaacaacattcaattctctaaaatatttatttgaagaACCAAAAACTGCAAAGTACAAGaaaaatacaatgaaatacatTGAAAAATACATCAAATGTGTTGTTCTCTATTTCGACACGTTGTTCTCTTATGCCCACTTCCCTTGCAAAGTGAGCCCTTGTTTCTCCTCCCTTTTACACGTCCTCTGGGCTTAAAGGATTCCGCGATGCTAGGGATGCGCTTTGTTCTCTTCCTTCCAAGTTTAGCTCATAAGGAGATGGAGCAATGTCCATCTTTGCATACTCCTTGGGCACAACCCATTCAGACTCTGGAGGGACTATATTGATAGTTTCAGCAAATGCATGGATGTAAGATTGAACTTTATACATCGGTGAAGAATACTTGTAGATGCTTGAAccatatccatttccatacttcaATCTCAAGGCTGCCATCGCGTGAGTGCATGGtaatttcactaagtcatatTCTCTACAAGAACATGTTTTGTTTGGTAGACTGACTTCGGCAGTTCTGCCACTGCCGACTACGGTGAACTCGTCGGTATTCCCATTTATATTAGTGATAAACAAGGAATTGCCCTCAGTCATCTTTTCCCTTAATGTTATTTCAGCCGAAGGCacaaataaattatttgaatcgCTGATATCTGTATGCCTCTGCCTGAAGATTTCAGCAAACCTCCTAGAAATGGAAGTGAATATGGCAGACCCGGGGTACTCTCTTTTATCCCTCAACATTGAGTTAAGCAACTCGGCAATGTTTGTGGTGAGAACATCGTACCTGTTGGCTGGAAAATGTACCCTGCTCCACTTTTTGAATCCAATCTCAAACTCAAGGCACTGAGCTGCTTCAGGGCTTTTAT
This window harbors:
- the LOC132054254 gene encoding uncharacterized protein LOC132054254; translation: MKHLSKNLRKNFQCGDSLHAYFNATKAYGYEEFNEPFQEFRNKSPEAAQCLEFEIGFKKWSRVHFPANRYDVLTTNIAELLNSMLRDKREYPGSAIFTSISRRFAEIFRQRHTDISDSNNLFVPSAEITLREKMTEGNSLFITNINGNTDEFTVVGSGRTAEVSLPNKTCSCREYDLVKLPCTHAMAALRLKYGNGYGSSIYKYSSPMYKVQSYIHAFAETINIVPPESEWVVPKEYAKMDIAPSPYELNLEGREQSASLASRNPLSPEDV